A window of Gossypium hirsutum isolate 1008001.06 chromosome D13, Gossypium_hirsutum_v2.1, whole genome shotgun sequence genomic DNA:
TCATCAGAATAACTGGGTATCCTGTTTTTTGTTTGCACAATCCATCAAAAGTATGAAAGGCAAAAAAGTTATATGAACAGATGATTTAATATGGATtctgaaaggaaaagaaaagtatACCACAGCCATACAAATATTCATAATCAACATTCAAACTGTGCAGTGTTCATTGTATGGGCAGTCCGGGAGAGCAATGCCGCCCCGAGATTTCAGCTCGGTATATAATTATGTATCATGTACAATAATTGAGATATTTTTATGGATAGAATTGTATATTTTAATGGATGGAAACAGTCAATATTTTACAAATAGAGATCAATGgtgaaaaaagacaaaaattcagCTATTGCCAACTCGGACAGAAGCTGAATAAAAAAGCTCAGTTGTTGTGATAAGCCAAAATTTAGGCAACTAGAACTATAGTGGTCCCTCAGGCAATTCAACTCTGTGTTCTAAGATAATGGAAAAAATGACACCATCCATTAAAATTCACAGTTTAAATTACAGTTATAAAATTGCATCAtatcatatttaattataaatattaatgcgATAATTGAAAACAGAAGTTGGGTTTTGGTTGGTCGATTATAAGTTAGTGGCAAATTCACATAAAAGTCGGCTCCTTATTCATTCTACATTTTTCTCAAGTCTCTCAACTTCCATACTAAAAGAATTGTTTTTTAGTTTTATAGTACTAAAAAAAGAGAGAACTTTGGAAGTTGAATGCTCCAATAGATTATTTTAACTTCATCTTCCCAGACAAATACTGCTCATTTCGGCATCTTTGTTCTTTagattccttttctttttttttttgggatcAAAAAAGGGTATTCTTGCCTCTAATTGTATAAGGAAAGTTAAAAAGTTGCAAAAAATTTTGGGTTTATCCATGGCTTctgcttcttttctttttgcagcCACTGGTTTGAGTTCAGTGGGTGGGGTGAAGTCTCCAAGGCTCTTTGTGAAATCTTCTTTAGACAACAATGTTTCCGACATGAGTGTTAATGGTAACCTCtatcttcctttcttttttatgGTCTTTTGATTTTCATAATTGTTTTGTTTGTTGTGATTTTCTGGGTTCTGGGTTTTCTTCCTTCTGTGATTTTATTTTACCGGAACTCTTTTTTTTTGGTGCTCTTTGCGAAAGCTAGTTTATTTGGGGTCTTTTGGATTCTGGGTATTCTTGGTTTTGTAGACAACATAGTGAATTGtagttaatttagctaaatttATATACCAAGGACTTAGACATGAAATTTTGGGATGCTAAAGTGGGGTTACCGTGCAATGAATTGAAGTTAAACTGTAGGAGTGTAGGGATATATAGCCTAGAATTCTTGTTTGTTATCATTTAAAGATCtatggtttttgatgtttgataatcatgtttgaaaattatttttgtaatttgtaGCAAAATTTCATGTCACCATGGTAGATAATTGGATTTGATTACTTTGCAGCTCCAAAGGGGTTGTTTCCACCTGAACCTGAACATTATAGGGGACCAAAGCTGAAGGTGGCTATTATCGGAGCCGGCCTTGCGGGCATGTCAACTGCGGTTGAGCTATTAGATCAAGGCCATGAGGTTTTTCTTGTCTCTACATACCTATTTTTACATTATCTTAACCAGATTGGCATTTTAATATGATGGGAATTACAAGCAGAACCATATTTTGGCATTTCCAgtttctaataataaaaaaaactgatTTTTGGAAATTTCTTTCCTTAGATATACAtggtttagtgatttttcaatataGTGGCTATAATTTGATGATTACTTTGGTATCTTCAGGTTGATATATATGAATCAAGGTCTTTCATAGGAGGGAAAGTCGGTTCTTTTGTCGATAGAAGAGGAAACCACATCGAGATGGGGCTGCATGTTTTCTTCGGTTGCTACAACAATCTATTTCGTTTAATAAAAAAGGTGAAGAAGTAAGGCTTGTAATAGTGATAGGACCTTCTGATGGTCATTCGACATATTGTCCCTTCATCTGAATTTTTTCATTGGAAAACATGTTCGACTTAGCAAGGAAATAGATTTCTGAATATGGGAGCTACCTTGAAGATGGTCCTTTTAGCCATTAGTTGAAAATTTACTTATCAACCTTTTAAGGCTCGGTTATCTGATAGTTTTTGTTTATGTCTACCTTATCTTAGGTGGGTGCTGATAAAAATCTGCTTGTGAAGGATCATACTCACACATTTGTAAACAAAGGGGGTGAACTTGGTGGTATGGTCTATATTTCACCCTATTTAAACAAATTCTgggataattatttttatgttagaaTCTCACTTCAAATAGGACTAAAAACATATTCTTTTAGCCATGCATTCCCACGATCAGTTTCGTGACTTCAAGTTGTGATGCAGAACTTGATTTTAGATTTCCAGTTGGAGCTCCTATACATGGAATGCGTGCATTTTTATCGACAAATCAGCTGAAGGTTATACTCTTTCTACTACCCTTTTCTCGGCAGTACATTAATATTCCTTGCTTCCGCTGACTGTTATCATGCTTCTCCTGTTTTATTTGCTATAATTGTCAATACTGCTACAAtataccttttcttttccttaatataattttttttttgtaagctAAAGCAGATGATGCTTAAGCTAATCATTTCACTCTATATTTTTTCAAGTGTAGACTTACGATAAAGCAAGAAATGCTCTGGCTCTTGCCCTAAGTCCCGTTGTTAAGGCTCTTATTAATCCAGATGGAGCAATGAGGGATATAAGAGATTTGGATAATGTATGTAAAAACTATCCCTTTTATGCGCTTTTTGGATTCTTGTCAATTTTGAGTCTTTTAAAGAAATCTCTTTATGCTTTTCTATTACTTTAAATTCATTCATCTCTTGCAGATAAGCTTCTCAGATTGGTTTTTGTCTAAAGGTGGTACACGCATGAGCATCCAGCGAATGTGGGATCCGGTTGCTTATGCCTTGGGTTTTATTGACTGTGATAACATCAGTGCTCGTTGTATGCTTACGATTTTCTCTCTGTTTGCCACTAAGACAGAGGCTTCCCTTCTGCGTATGCTGAAGGGTTCTCCCGATGTCTACTTGAGTGGTCCAATCAGAAATTATATAACAGAAAGAGGAGGCAGGTATTTTATTAATATAGCCCTACAAACTATTTAGTGCAGATTATGGTTCACTGCTTCATTGGATTTCTTTGAAATGAGTTGACTGCTTCGCTTGTTTAACATCTTTACTTGCCGAAACAGGTTCCATCTAAGGTGGGGATGCAGAGAGATACTTTACGATAAATCCGCTGATGGAGAGACATATGTTACCGGACTTGCCATGTCCAAAGTAAACCTCCCCCAATGTTGCTTCCTGTAATTATTGGAAATTTAGCTGCAATTTATAGATGTTAAGGTTTTTAGTTCAAAACTTTCTGTTTCATGCTTAATTTTAAGTTTCAAATCAATGCAGGCTACTAACAAGAAACTCGTAACTGCTGATGCTTATGTTGCTGGTCCGTAgttggatcttcctcttcaaaAGTTCCATATTACCTTTTTATATTATCTCGAAATGATTCTTAATCATTCTTACTCCATTGATGGCAGCATGTGATGTCCCTGGAATAAAAAGGTTACTTCCATCCGGGTGGAGGGAATcagaattttttaataatatttatgaactagTGGGAGTGCCGGTTGTTACCGTGCAACTCCGATACAATGGCTGGGTCACAGAGTTGCGGGATCTACAACGGGCAAGGTGATTCTTTCATATTTATTACGGCTGTTTTCAATGGCCTACTAAAGTCTCCCTTTGCTTTTGCTTCTTAAAAACTAACATATCGCTTCGTGTGTTCCATTTCTTGGTTATCCTTGACTCTTCAAAAGGCAACTGAGGCAAGCTATAGGCCTTGATAATCTTCTGTATACTCCAGATGCGGATTTCTCCTGTTTTGCGGACCTAGCTCTCACTTCTCCCGAAGATTACTACATCGAGGGACAAGGTTCATTGCTCCAGTAAGGACACATATTTTCTTACTGTTATTACTTCATATATTTGCTATGTGCAAGGGTTGTCTTCTTCGGTTAAATATTAGTTGATTTTTGGATTTGGATCTGAAGAAAATTGCTATGACAGAGAAATCTGTATTCTTATAAAACTTTTTGATACTTCATCTGCTCCTCAATTGACCAAAATATCTTATTGCTTGTTTGGCTGTTGTCTTTTCAGATGTGTATTGACACCAGGAGATCCGTACATGCCGTTGCCAAACGACGAAATCATTAAGAGAGTATCAAAGCAGGTTGGAAACTTCTAAGGAATCCTTTATTCTTAAGTTAATTGCAACTTTCAAGAGACCGAAATGCATAGTTTTCTTTGTCCGAGTTTAAGTCCATTTCCACTTTCTCAATAGCTAATCCGTGTATGCTCACAAATTGAAGTTGGTCTCAAATAGCCGTGGTTTGCCCATATGTACTCTAGCACCCTATGTTACTTGCACTCAGTTGCAAGTTTCCGGTACGAGTATGTTCAAATTATTCTAAGTTTGTTCATGCATGTCCCAATATTTGTAGAATGTTCAAATAATATTAGTTTGGCTTGTCAGTGGATCTTGTCTGGTTTTAATGGCAGAAGAGAATCAGGAACAACTGGCTGTTGTTAACTTTCAAGACTTTTGCTGTCTCAGGCGACACTTAATGTGATCTAGATGCACTATTATTTACCTTCAATACCTTTGTTTTTTACATCACTTCTCCTGTTCTATTGCCAGGTTTTGACTCTATTCCCATCATCCCAAGGTTTAGAAGTTATTTGGTCGTCTGTTGTCAAAATTGGGCAATCTCTATACCGTGAAGGACCTGGTAAAGATCCATTCCGACCTGATCAAAAGACACCCATAAAGAACTTCTTTCTTGCTGGATCATACACAAAGCAGGTAACTTCTACCTTTCTATTGCCATCTTAGACGGGCTTGGTTATCCAATGCTGACTATTCTTTTCCTTCCAACCCAAGAATTAGAAAAAGGGTGACCAAGTGCCCAACATTTCTGCATTTCTAGGAAGACAGGCTGTTTCTGCTAGTTGaacgattttttttaaattgtagcAAAAAGCCAATGTGGGGGAAACTAGGTTAAGGTTCGAACTAACATCTGAAATCCCTTCTAGATTTCTCCTATTCTGAAGCTATGGCCgcttttgtttatatataaaaatgcaCGCTAGGACAGGAGACTGCAACATAAGAACAGGGGAAAGCTGGAAGGGGTGTAGATGTTTGGATTTGAACCTCAAACATACTGAATTTCACCTGTTAAAAGTTTCTATGAACCAATTAGGTTAAACACTGGGTTCATTCTAAAGACGAGAAATTGATAAATCTAGCCTCCTAGAGAAATATATGGGGCTCCATGTATAAACACAAAGGAGGCTGCAGCTTATGAATAGGGGAACGCCAGAAAGGGGTCCAGATGTTAGGATTCAAACTCCAGGCATACTAAACCCTACCTCTTAAAAGTCGAGGTATGAACCGATTAGGTTAAATCCTGGTTCAACCTAAAGACGAGATATGCCTGAATTGATAAACCTAGCCTCCTAGAGAAATTTATGGGGCTTCATATCAGTCAGCCAATTAGATCATTCCTGGCCTGGTTGTGATAGGTTACCTTAAAACTAAGACCTGCCTAGTTTCATATTGACTCCCAAAACTAAGTTACTGTTTTTTGCTCTTCCTGACAACGACTCAATGTTTATAACTGAACAgttttatgtaatattttaacACCCAATCCTGACTCCTAAAAGGAAGGGTTTCTCCGATCTCACTCCAATCCTACCCGAGACATAGTTGACTGTGATCTAAACCTTTCTTAACTAAAGAAAGATGGGAATGATATACATTTAGCATTGTATTACTGTTTACAGGATTATATAGATAGCATGGAAGGAGCAACTTTGTCTGGCAGGCAAGCATCAGCCTACATATGTGATGCCGGGGAAGAGTTAGCAGTGCTGCAAAAGAAGCTTGCGATGGTTGGTTCTCAAGAACAGATGGAAACTTCAAGTGTTACCGATGAGTTAAGTCTTGTATGATTGTTTATCTGTATAGTAATATACTCAAACCACCTAAAATGGCCGAGACAAGGTGGTTGCTGTTGCCTCCATTCAACatgttttataacatttatataatcaAAGGAAGTTATAAGGAAATTACTTTTACACCCTTCCTATTTCCCATGTACATAATCTCAATAGATTTTTCCCAatgattttgttgttttttctTGTACTAGAAAAAAAATTACGGATAAAGTAATCTGACTCGATTTTGTTTACTGTTCTGTACTCATTAAATGTGAGTAACATTATCCGAAtccaaattaaatcacataactTTTAACACAGAATTCACTTGAAATCCAATGTAAAACGGTTAGCCACTGATTTCTCAACCACATTATATGTTGTTTATTCATGCTAAAATAACTTACAGGGCAACAAAAATGAGAGATCAATCAAAAACATAATATCGACTGAACCATGGGTGGAGTAGAAAAGGACTTGATAATCTCGGGTTTAATCCTAGACAACCCCTGCTTCTACTTatcaaaaaaagaaaggaaaagagcaTAAACATCAAAGATGCACTCTTACAAAgttgaatatgcatataaaaatttACCATCAATCTTTTGATGAACATGATTATCTGTAAGGCTTCAAAAAGAATGGGAAAGAGAAACTGTAATAAGACTACTTGACCAGCTGAAATATTGATCCAATGGAAAACGTTCCCTGAAATTAACATGATTATTTTTTAACCTATAGAAGTGCAAACATGAACATCCATATAACTTCAGCAGCTAAATGCCTCATTTCATACAAGGTGTTGTTTAACTtaacaaaattcaacaaaaaccTGAAAATCAGATTGTTGTAAATGGATAAAGCAACTAACTGCCAAAACAACCCAGAACTAGTTTCTGCGCCTGTTTTTAGCAGTCTTAAATCCACACTTACAAGGCTTACCCC
This region includes:
- the LOC107920020 gene encoding zeta-carotene desaturase, chloroplastic/chromoplastic; this encodes MASASFLFAATGLSSVGGVKSPRLFVKSSLDNNVSDMSVNAPKGLFPPEPEHYRGPKLKVAIIGAGLAGMSTAVELLDQGHEVDIYESRSFIGGKVGSFVDRRGNHIEMGLHVFFGCYNNLFRLIKKVGADKNLLVKDHTHTFVNKGGELGELDFRFPVGAPIHGMRAFLSTNQLKTYDKARNALALALSPVVKALINPDGAMRDIRDLDNISFSDWFLSKGGTRMSIQRMWDPVAYALGFIDCDNISARCMLTIFSLFATKTEASLLRMLKGSPDVYLSGPIRNYITERGGRFHLRWGCREILYDKSADGETYVTGLAMSKATNKKLVTADAYVAACDVPGIKRLLPSGWRESEFFNNIYELVGVPVVTVQLRYNGWVTELRDLQRARQLRQAIGLDNLLYTPDADFSCFADLALTSPEDYYIEGQGSLLQCVLTPGDPYMPLPNDEIIKRVSKQVLTLFPSSQGLEVIWSSVVKIGQSLYREGPGKDPFRPDQKTPIKNFFLAGSYTKQDYIDSMEGATLSGRQASAYICDAGEELAVLQKKLAMVGSQEQMETSSVTDELSLV